The following proteins are encoded in a genomic region of Actinomadura sp. NAK00032:
- a CDS encoding ABC transporter substrate-binding protein: MVKRPVLALMSLVVAAAALSACGQGGEPAAGADGALTYAVGDEPETFNPGLQDEHTDPVTELVFRGLTRHDKDNKVVPGLAKSWEVAPDGRTYTFALRPGTTWQDGRPFTSDDVKFTVEAIKDAGADSPLSRNFSMVTAVETPDPATVRLKLDEPFAPMLDALAMGMLPKHLLQGKKLTDPDFGRRPVGTGPFTLKTYKPGQYAELTAFDGYYEGEPRLKKIVIKYVPDDSARLIQLKNGEVDAANLAPQQAGKAGGHRLEVYPTADYRALMFNMKDPVFADRRVRTAMNYAVDREAITKSVVLGYGTPAKGPLDAGPYAAAPGFTFDPAKVSSLMGEAGYAKNGQGMWAKDGKTVDFELTTFAEDSLRVAILNVSATQLRKQGFDVDPRPRPRDWVRKHWGDLQGMVVGWGTPYDPDSSVYGVFASSQALAKGGSNYGTYSNPAVDKALEEGRSTLDPAKRKAAYTAFQKALQEDPPFVWISYLKTINAVPKNLTGPAQRTLGHHGYGFFWNAETWRYN, from the coding sequence ATGGTGAAACGTCCGGTTCTTGCCCTGATGAGTCTGGTGGTGGCGGCAGCGGCCCTGTCGGCGTGCGGTCAGGGCGGTGAGCCCGCCGCCGGCGCGGACGGGGCGCTGACGTACGCGGTCGGCGACGAGCCCGAGACGTTCAACCCCGGACTGCAGGACGAGCACACCGACCCGGTGACCGAGCTGGTGTTCCGTGGCCTCACCCGGCACGACAAGGACAACAAGGTCGTGCCGGGGCTCGCGAAGTCGTGGGAGGTGGCGCCGGACGGCAGGACCTACACCTTCGCGCTGCGTCCGGGTACCACCTGGCAGGACGGCAGGCCGTTCACGTCCGACGACGTCAAGTTCACCGTCGAGGCGATCAAGGACGCGGGCGCCGACTCGCCCCTGTCGCGGAACTTCTCCATGGTCACGGCGGTCGAGACCCCGGACCCGGCCACCGTCCGGCTGAAGCTGGACGAGCCGTTCGCGCCGATGCTGGACGCCCTGGCGATGGGGATGCTGCCCAAGCACCTGCTCCAGGGCAAGAAGCTCACCGACCCCGATTTCGGACGGCGGCCGGTGGGCACCGGCCCGTTCACCCTCAAGACCTACAAGCCGGGCCAGTACGCCGAGCTGACCGCGTTCGACGGGTACTACGAGGGCGAGCCGCGGCTCAAGAAGATCGTCATCAAGTACGTCCCGGACGACTCCGCCCGGCTGATCCAGCTGAAGAACGGCGAGGTGGACGCCGCCAACCTCGCGCCGCAGCAGGCGGGCAAGGCCGGCGGGCACCGGCTGGAGGTGTACCCGACCGCCGACTACCGGGCGCTGATGTTCAACATGAAGGACCCGGTGTTCGCCGACCGCCGCGTCCGCACGGCGATGAACTACGCCGTCGACCGCGAGGCCATCACCAAGAGCGTCGTCCTCGGGTACGGGACGCCGGCCAAGGGCCCGCTCGACGCCGGCCCGTACGCCGCCGCGCCCGGGTTCACCTTCGACCCCGCCAAGGTCTCCTCCCTGATGGGGGAGGCCGGCTACGCCAAGAACGGCCAGGGCATGTGGGCCAAAGACGGCAAGACGGTCGACTTCGAGCTGACCACCTTCGCCGAGGACTCGCTGCGCGTGGCCATCCTGAACGTGTCCGCCACCCAGCTCAGGAAGCAGGGCTTCGACGTCGACCCGCGCCCGCGCCCGCGCGACTGGGTGCGCAAGCACTGGGGCGACCTCCAGGGCATGGTGGTCGGCTGGGGCACGCCCTACGACCCGGACTCCTCGGTGTACGGGGTGTTCGCCTCCTCCCAGGCACTGGCCAAGGGTGGCTCCAACTACGGCACCTACAGCAACCCCGCCGTGGACAAGGCCCTTGAGGAGGGCCGCTCCACACTCGACCCGGCGAAGCGCAAGGCCGCCTACACCGCGTTCCAGAAGGCGCTCCAGGAAGACCCTCCGTTCGTCTGGATCTCCTACCTCAAGACCATCAACGCCGTCCCGAAGAACCTGACCGGACCCGCCCAGCGCACGCTCGGCCACCACGGATACGGCTTCTTCTGGAACGCCGAGACCTGGCGCTACAACTAG
- a CDS encoding ABC transporter permease, whose product MALRLIGRAATAALVVVALSMVCFGLLAAAPGDPAASVLEARSGGRPPAPAAVAELRAEMGLDDPPPVRYWRWASDALRGDLGTSYMSGQPVTETLGDTVPWTLLLTAASVLLSFTAALVVGLVAALTRRAWLRRGIDLVLFVMGGMPGFVIALLLLYVFAAATHLMPSGGVSRPGEDVTAYGLLAHLVLPACALAFGHHFGIYVRLVESGVGRLKDAPHVENARVRGLPRRTVVARHLMRPGLVPFTARLGVGVGTLIAGVYATEVIFSWPGMGREAISAARAQDYPLLIAIVLVTGLIVIAANLVAELIVAALDPRVRTGLTDAV is encoded by the coding sequence ATGGCGCTTCGTCTGATCGGACGGGCGGCGACGGCGGCGCTGGTCGTCGTCGCCCTGTCGATGGTGTGCTTCGGGCTGCTGGCCGCCGCGCCCGGCGACCCGGCCGCCTCGGTACTGGAGGCGCGCTCGGGCGGACGTCCCCCGGCCCCCGCCGCGGTCGCCGAACTGCGCGCCGAGATGGGGCTGGACGACCCGCCGCCCGTCCGGTACTGGCGCTGGGCGTCGGACGCCCTGCGCGGTGACCTCGGCACGTCCTACATGTCGGGACAGCCGGTCACCGAGACGCTGGGCGACACGGTCCCGTGGACGCTGCTGCTCACGGCCGCGTCCGTCCTGCTGAGCTTCACCGCCGCGCTCGTCGTCGGGCTCGTCGCGGCGCTCACACGGCGGGCATGGCTGCGTCGGGGCATCGACCTGGTCTTGTTCGTCATGGGTGGGATGCCCGGGTTCGTCATCGCGCTCCTGCTGCTGTACGTGTTCGCGGCGGCGACCCATCTGATGCCGTCCGGGGGAGTGAGCCGCCCCGGCGAGGACGTCACCGCGTACGGGCTGCTCGCCCATCTCGTGCTGCCCGCGTGCGCGCTGGCGTTCGGCCATCACTTCGGCATCTACGTGCGGCTGGTGGAGAGCGGCGTCGGGCGGCTGAAGGACGCGCCGCACGTGGAGAACGCGCGCGTCCGGGGCCTGCCCCGCCGCACCGTGGTCGCGCGGCACCTGATGCGGCCCGGCCTGGTGCCGTTCACCGCCCGGCTCGGCGTCGGCGTCGGGACGCTGATCGCCGGCGTCTACGCCACCGAGGTCATCTTCTCCTGGCCCGGGATGGGACGCGAGGCCATCAGTGCCGCCCGCGCCCAGGACTACCCGCTGCTCATCGCCATCGTCCTGGTCACCGGGCTGATCGTGATCGCGGCCAACCTCGTCGCCGAACTGATCGTCGCGGCGCTCGACCCGCGCGTCCGGACGGGGCTGACCGATGCCGTCTGA
- a CDS encoding ABC transporter permease, with product MPSDSIEQPALKRPASGRVRGLMAVRTRPRRPALAAAAAVLAVFGLLAVFAPLFTSLDPVATDTSATSLPPGSSGHPLGTDLLGRDLWTRMLYGARTSLLVGLSAAAITVGFGMLVGGLAAVAPRWLDGLIARTADILLALPLLVVVLALAAVAGPSLGLVIAAIAVTSWMPVALIVRAELRSRRERLYIRAAYALGLSRWQVMRRHLLPGALPPVASIAAFEVGHAILTESTLSFLGLGVPPNRPSWGNLLTEAQSHLLTGEWYTVAIPAAAVVATIIAVNVVAGAISGPSEGRTW from the coding sequence ATGCCGTCTGACTCCATCGAGCAGCCCGCGCTCAAGCGCCCCGCGTCCGGCCGCGTCCGGGGGCTGATGGCCGTCCGGACGCGGCCCCGCCGCCCGGCGCTGGCGGCGGCCGCCGCCGTGCTCGCGGTCTTCGGGCTCCTCGCCGTCTTCGCGCCGCTGTTCACCTCCCTCGACCCGGTCGCCACCGACACCTCGGCGACCTCGCTGCCGCCCGGCTCGTCCGGCCACCCGCTCGGCACCGACCTGCTCGGCCGCGACCTGTGGACGCGCATGCTCTACGGCGCCCGCACGTCGCTGCTGGTCGGGCTGAGCGCCGCCGCGATCACGGTCGGGTTCGGGATGCTGGTCGGCGGGCTGGCCGCCGTCGCGCCGCGCTGGCTGGACGGCCTGATCGCCCGCACCGCCGACATCCTGCTGGCGCTGCCGCTGCTGGTCGTCGTGCTCGCGCTCGCCGCCGTCGCCGGGCCGTCCCTCGGGCTGGTCATCGCGGCGATCGCGGTGACGAGCTGGATGCCGGTGGCCCTGATCGTCCGCGCCGAGCTGCGCAGCCGCCGCGAGCGCCTCTACATCCGCGCCGCCTACGCGCTCGGGCTGTCGCGCTGGCAGGTCATGCGGCGGCACCTGCTGCCGGGCGCGCTGCCGCCGGTCGCGTCCATCGCCGCGTTCGAGGTCGGGCACGCGATCCTGACCGAGTCCACGCTCAGCTTCCTCGGCCTCGGCGTCCCGCCCAACCGGCCGAGCTGGGGCAACCTGCTCACCGAGGCACAATCCCACCTGCTCACCGGCGAGTGGTACACGGTCGCGATCCCCGCCGCCGCCGTGGTCGCCACGATCATCGCGGTCAACGTCGTCGCGGGCGCGATCTCCGGCCCGTCCGAAGGGAGAACGTGGTGA
- a CDS encoding ABC transporter ATP-binding protein, giving the protein MSGAPGLTVTGLTVDVPGRRVVHGIDLAVPAGRVLALVGPSGSGKTLTARAVAGLQPHGGTVLVGGRPPVRGRDVGYAFQDALASLNPTVTVGRHLAETIRTHRTGDPAAALSRFGLDPALAAAHPFELSGGQAQRVALALATVHEPPVLIADEVTTALDPVTQATVLDLVRAEAAGRAVLLITHDLAAAARWADDIAVMRDGRIVEHGPARQILTDPSSDLARDLVAAMEEPPVSLVRVEPASRSGEGLTAQGVRRVLRSRRRTTLALDAIDLDVRPGEAVAVVGRSGSGKSTLIGALAALDRPAAGTVLRDGRDAWAMRARDRRAVRHRTGLIFQDPLASFDPRHTVRQVIAEAGPYRDELLRRVGLAPVVAARRPATLSGGERQRVGIARALAQEPRVLLADEPTSGLDVLTQERVLRLLDGLRRDHGLTIVLVTHDLRVARRVADRVVVLGDGRIVEDLPADGLDAARHPETRRLLDATATGPRLRAVRDGTR; this is encoded by the coding sequence GTGAGCGGAGCACCCGGCCTCACCGTCACCGGCCTGACCGTGGACGTCCCCGGACGCCGGGTCGTGCACGGCATCGACCTGGCCGTTCCTGCCGGACGTGTCCTCGCGCTGGTCGGCCCCAGCGGCAGCGGTAAGACCCTCACCGCCCGCGCCGTCGCCGGTCTGCAACCGCACGGCGGTACCGTCCTGGTCGGCGGCCGGCCCCCGGTGCGTGGCCGGGACGTCGGCTACGCGTTCCAGGACGCCCTGGCCTCGCTGAACCCGACCGTCACCGTCGGGCGGCACCTCGCCGAGACCATCAGGACGCACCGCACGGGAGACCCGGCCGCCGCCCTGTCCCGCTTCGGCCTCGACCCGGCACTGGCCGCCGCCCACCCCTTCGAGCTGTCCGGCGGGCAGGCGCAGCGCGTGGCGCTCGCGCTGGCGACCGTGCACGAGCCGCCCGTCCTCATCGCCGACGAGGTCACCACCGCCCTCGACCCCGTCACGCAGGCGACGGTGCTCGACCTGGTCCGCGCCGAGGCCGCCGGTCGCGCCGTCCTGCTGATCACCCACGACCTCGCCGCCGCCGCCCGCTGGGCCGACGACATCGCCGTCATGCGGGACGGCCGCATCGTCGAGCACGGCCCCGCCCGGCAGATCCTGACCGACCCGTCCAGCGACCTTGCCCGTGACCTGGTGGCGGCCATGGAGGAACCACCGGTTTCGCTGGTGAGGGTGGAGCCCGCGTCCCGCAGCGGCGAGGGCCTCACCGCTCAGGGAGTGCGGCGGGTGCTGCGTTCCCGGCGCCGCACGACCCTCGCCTTGGACGCCATCGACCTGGACGTACGGCCGGGCGAGGCGGTCGCGGTCGTCGGCCGGAGCGGATCGGGCAAATCCACCCTCATCGGAGCCCTTGCCGCCCTCGACCGTCCCGCCGCAGGCACCGTCCTGCGCGACGGACGGGACGCCTGGGCCATGCGCGCCCGCGACCGGCGAGCCGTCAGGCACCGCACCGGGCTGATCTTCCAGGACCCGCTCGCCTCCTTCGACCCCCGGCACACCGTCCGCCAGGTCATCGCCGAAGCGGGCCCCTACCGCGACGAACTGCTCCGCCGCGTCGGCCTCGCCCCCGTCGTGGCCGCGCGCCGCCCCGCGACGCTGTCGGGCGGCGAACGCCAGCGGGTGGGCATCGCCCGAGCGCTCGCGCAGGAGCCGCGCGTCCTGCTCGCCGACGAGCCCACCAGCGGCCTGGACGTCCTCACCCAGGAGCGCGTCCTGCGCCTGCTGGACGGCCTGCGCCGCGACCACGGGCTGACGATCGTCCTGGTCACCCATGACCTGCGCGTCGCCCGCCGCGTCGCCGACCGGGTCGTCGTCCTCGGCGACGGCCGGATCGTCGAGGACCTCCCGGCGGACGGCCTCGACGCCGCCCGCCACCCCGAGACCCGGCGACTCCTGGACGCGACCGCTACCGGGCCGCGCCTTCGGGCAGTTCGAGACGGGACCCGGTGA
- a CDS encoding TlrC/CarA/OleB/SrmB family ABC-F type ribosomal protection protein yields MRTQQAQLTLDQVTKRYGTRVVLDRVSLSVKPGERLGVIGDNGSGKSTLLKLMAGAERPDNGELVVAAPGGTGYLPQSLALPSHATVADAIDLALADLRELEARMRAAERGLGGDGAGLDAYAQVVAEFEARGGYEADTRVEVALHGLGLPGLDRGRRLGTLSGGERSRLALAGALASSPELLLLDEPTNDLDDRATAWLEQRLRTHRGTVVVITHDRMFLDRVTTAIVEVADGQVRRYGDGYTGYLAAKAAERAAQARAHEEWRTELDRHATLVTANAGRLAAIPRKVAKAGMGTGAWRARSRTHGATGRIRQSQQRLRWLNDHPAPPPPEPLRFTGVPATAGVAAGDEVAALDGVVVAGRLRMESLTVRAGERLLVTGPNGAGKTTLMRVLAGELVPDEGEVRRTGRVGFFRQDTPDIDPRSADLTVLRAYALGRPGSLDDHADALLALGLFQPSDLGLRLRELSYGQRRRIELARLVSEPVDLLLLDEPTNHLSPVLAEQLEEALAFYEGALVVVTHDRRLRASFTGSRLELPEGAAR; encoded by the coding sequence CTGCGCACCCAACAGGCCCAACTGACCCTCGACCAGGTCACCAAGCGCTACGGCACGCGCGTCGTCCTCGACCGGGTGTCGCTCAGCGTCAAGCCCGGCGAGCGGCTGGGCGTGATCGGCGACAACGGGTCGGGCAAGTCGACGCTGCTCAAGCTGATGGCGGGCGCCGAGCGTCCGGACAACGGCGAGCTCGTGGTCGCCGCGCCCGGCGGCACCGGGTACCTGCCGCAGTCGCTCGCGCTGCCGTCCCACGCGACGGTCGCCGACGCCATCGACCTCGCGCTGGCCGACCTGCGCGAACTGGAGGCGCGGATGCGGGCGGCCGAGCGCGGTCTCGGCGGGGACGGCGCAGGGCTCGACGCCTACGCGCAGGTGGTCGCGGAGTTCGAGGCGCGGGGCGGCTACGAGGCCGACACGCGCGTGGAGGTCGCGCTGCACGGGCTCGGCCTGCCGGGGCTCGACCGGGGCCGCAGGCTGGGCACGCTCTCGGGCGGCGAGCGGTCCAGGCTCGCCCTGGCCGGTGCGCTGGCGTCCTCCCCTGAGTTGCTGCTCCTCGACGAGCCGACCAACGACCTCGACGACCGGGCCACGGCCTGGCTGGAGCAGCGGCTGCGCACCCACCGGGGCACGGTCGTGGTGATCACGCACGACCGGATGTTCCTGGACCGGGTGACCACCGCCATCGTCGAGGTGGCCGACGGGCAGGTGCGCCGCTACGGCGACGGGTACACCGGCTACCTCGCCGCCAAGGCCGCCGAACGGGCCGCGCAGGCACGGGCCCACGAGGAGTGGAGGACGGAACTGGACCGGCACGCCACGCTGGTCACGGCCAACGCCGGCCGGCTGGCCGCGATCCCCCGCAAGGTGGCGAAGGCGGGCATGGGCACAGGGGCTTGGCGCGCGCGCTCACGCACGCATGGGGCCACCGGTCGCATCCGGCAGTCGCAGCAGCGGCTGCGCTGGCTCAACGACCACCCGGCGCCGCCGCCTCCCGAGCCGCTGCGCTTCACCGGCGTCCCCGCCACGGCGGGCGTCGCCGCAGGTGACGAGGTGGCGGCGCTCGACGGCGTGGTGGTGGCGGGGCGGCTCCGCATGGAGTCCTTGACCGTCCGCGCGGGTGAGCGGCTGCTCGTCACCGGTCCCAACGGGGCGGGCAAGACGACGCTGATGAGGGTGCTCGCCGGGGAGCTGGTGCCGGACGAAGGCGAGGTGCGGCGGACCGGCCGGGTCGGGTTCTTCCGCCAGGACACGCCTGACATCGACCCGCGATCGGCCGATCTGACCGTCCTGCGCGCCTATGCTCTGGGACGTCCGGGAAGCCTGGACGACCACGCGGACGCGCTGCTCGCCCTCGGCCTGTTCCAGCCGTCCGACCTGGGGCTGCGCCTGCGCGAGCTGTCCTACGGCCAGCGGCGCCGGATCGAGCTGGCACGGCTGGTGAGCGAGCCCGTCGACCTGCTCCTGCTCGACGAGCCGACCAACCATCTGTCCCCGGTGCTGGCCGAGCAGTTGGAGGAGGCGCTGGCCTTCTACGAGGGGGCGCTGGTGGTGGTCACGCACGACCGGCGGCTGCGGGCGTCGTTCACCGGGTCCCGTCTCGAACTGCCCGAAGGCGCGGCCCGGTAG
- a CDS encoding TetR/AcrR family transcriptional regulator, translating into MPTTGKPNPARRSERSRQAVLTAARELVTELGYARTSIEAIAARAGVGKQTIYRWWPSKGAVIFDAFLALSAGADGVRLPDTGDLEADLKTVMRATAAEFADPAFEAPLRALNSQIADDPALAALYREKLAGPIDEAKKERLRSGQRAGQLSPDADLDLVLEVLYAPLFQRWLHRSGPLTPDYADALVDVTLRAFAP; encoded by the coding sequence GTGCCCACCACCGGAAAGCCCAACCCCGCCCGGCGCAGCGAGCGCTCTCGCCAGGCCGTCCTCACCGCCGCGCGCGAGCTGGTCACCGAGCTCGGCTACGCCAGGACGTCGATCGAGGCCATCGCCGCGCGCGCCGGAGTCGGCAAGCAGACCATCTACCGCTGGTGGCCGTCCAAGGGCGCGGTGATCTTCGACGCGTTCCTCGCGCTCAGCGCCGGCGCGGACGGCGTCCGGCTGCCCGACACCGGCGACCTCGAGGCCGACCTCAAGACCGTCATGCGGGCGACCGCCGCCGAGTTCGCCGACCCGGCGTTCGAGGCGCCGCTCCGCGCCCTCAACTCGCAGATCGCCGACGACCCCGCCCTCGCCGCCCTGTACCGCGAGAAGCTCGCCGGCCCCATCGACGAGGCCAAGAAGGAACGCCTGCGCAGCGGCCAGCGGGCGGGCCAGCTCAGCCCGGACGCCGACCTCGACCTGGTCCTCGAAGTGCTGTACGCCCCGCTCTTCCAGCGCTGGCTCCACCGCTCCGGCCCGCTCACCCCCGACTACGCCGACGCCCTCGTCGACGTCACCCTCCGCGCCTTCGCCCCCTGA
- a CDS encoding TetR/AcrR family transcriptional regulator C-terminal domain-containing protein, whose amino-acid sequence MADSRPDQHGDSVFTRPARGRRAQPALSRDRIVAATIALLDREGAAALTMRKLAAELGVHATSLYWYVQRREDLVDLAVDEILAEAAAVLPGPEVPWRTAVKETAGRFYAALTAHAWAAEFAGTRPLIGPNAVALARRIITALHDCGGSEETQAVAIRAFSNQILGAAATAVAMRQMRRDETDRHEEALAAAVSDADALATANEYFDQVLDLLIAGIDAQPRN is encoded by the coding sequence ATGGCCGATTCACGTCCCGACCAGCACGGCGACAGCGTCTTCACCCGTCCGGCGCGCGGCCGCCGCGCCCAGCCCGCGCTCAGCCGCGACCGCATCGTCGCCGCCACGATCGCGCTGCTGGACCGGGAGGGCGCCGCCGCGCTGACGATGCGCAAGCTCGCCGCCGAGCTGGGCGTCCACGCCACGAGCCTCTACTGGTACGTCCAGCGCCGCGAAGACCTGGTCGACCTGGCCGTGGACGAGATCCTGGCCGAGGCGGCCGCGGTGCTGCCCGGTCCCGAGGTGCCCTGGCGCACGGCCGTCAAGGAGACCGCCGGCCGCTTCTACGCGGCGCTGACCGCGCACGCCTGGGCGGCGGAGTTCGCCGGCACCCGCCCGCTGATCGGCCCGAACGCGGTCGCCCTGGCCCGGCGGATCATCACCGCGCTGCACGACTGCGGCGGAAGCGAGGAGACGCAGGCCGTCGCGATCCGGGCGTTCTCCAACCAGATCCTGGGCGCGGCCGCCACCGCCGTCGCGATGCGCCAGATGCGCCGCGACGAGACGGACCGCCATGAGGAGGCCCTCGCCGCGGCGGTGTCGGACGCGGACGCCCTCGCCACCGCGAACGAGTACTTCGACCAGGTGCTCGACCTGCTGATCGCGGGCATCGACGCGCAGCCGCGGAACTGA
- a CDS encoding CPBP family intramembrane glutamic endopeptidase yields the protein MTDASPRHDAHRGDVALFMAIAFTASWAAWAAAIGLSASSSPLTGAFHMLGAFGPLLGALVIRVRRGRRGRPVPERAVRFRRASLAWTPSLLAGASGLVLAAAFIAHAAGGPAPSLDGAMDVMKDYGGPAAFLVGLLIGGPLTEEPGWRGTAYPRMRATLGRFQVSLVLGAIWAVWHLPLFFIDGTVQNDLGLACPSGVLFTVSAVPMAMLCCYAYERAGVLASIAVHFATNATMVLLDVREPVTLAMITGIQAVVAVALLAIVRPADRPAPAPAAPRLQGAASAH from the coding sequence ATGACCGACGCGTCCCCCCGCCACGACGCCCACCGCGGCGACGTGGCGCTGTTCATGGCCATCGCCTTCACCGCCAGCTGGGCCGCCTGGGCCGCGGCGATCGGGCTGAGCGCCTCGTCGAGCCCGTTGACGGGCGCCTTCCACATGCTCGGCGCCTTCGGGCCGCTGCTCGGGGCCCTGGTGATCCGCGTCCGCCGCGGACGTCGCGGCCGGCCCGTCCCCGAGCGGGCGGTCCGCTTCCGTCGCGCGAGCCTGGCCTGGACGCCGTCGCTGCTCGCGGGGGCGTCCGGCCTCGTCCTGGCCGCGGCCTTCATCGCCCATGCGGCCGGCGGCCCCGCGCCCAGCCTGGACGGCGCGATGGACGTCATGAAGGACTACGGCGGCCCCGCGGCGTTCCTGGTCGGCCTGCTCATCGGCGGGCCGCTCACGGAAGAGCCCGGCTGGCGCGGCACCGCGTACCCCCGGATGCGCGCCACCCTCGGCCGCTTCCAGGTGTCCCTGGTCCTCGGCGCCATCTGGGCGGTGTGGCACCTGCCGCTGTTCTTCATCGACGGCACCGTGCAGAACGACCTCGGCCTGGCCTGCCCCAGCGGCGTCCTGTTCACCGTCAGCGCCGTCCCGATGGCCATGCTGTGCTGCTACGCCTACGAGCGCGCCGGCGTCCTCGCCTCGATCGCCGTGCACTTCGCCACCAACGCCACCATGGTCCTGCTCGACGTCCGGGAGCCGGTCACCCTGGCCATGATCACCGGCATCCAGGCGGTCGTCGCGGTCGCGCTCCTGGCGATCGTCCGCCCGGCGGACCGGCCCGCCCCGGCCCCCGCCGCACCCCGGCTCCAGGGCGCCGCGTCCGCCCACTGA
- a CDS encoding MFS transporter has product MSDRSGAGAAIAGRMRTAALLAILLATFMDLMDVTILYLVLPSIATDLGAGPAAVEWMSVGYTLALALGLITGARAGDRLGYKRVFLGGMVGFVAASALCGAAVTPGMLVAARVLQGLFAAAMVPQVLSQIQVMYAPAERGPAMAAYSALTPLAAAVGTVLGPVLLVWDLAGAGWRLVFFVNVAVGLVTLPIAWRLLPEARAARAARFDLAGVGICTAGLVLLLYPLITAADRPHWPAWATASMAAGLAVLAGFAVHQRRLAARGGDPLLRVGLLRIRSLSGGLLVQALFLTPIIGFFLVFLQFLQFGLGHGALRAGLTLLPWSIVVAVFAGVSAAVLLPRIGRAAVQIGLVVNAIGLALLALAAADAAPGTGWAELLPGILVGAAGMGLVVSPVAALTFADLPPAEAGSGSGLFGTTSQLGASAGVALMGTVFFARVREHGGAGRVAFGDALAVSLWVGIGLLGLALAASFLLPRHSPEHQARARGRSGDEPATSDGNLL; this is encoded by the coding sequence ATGTCCGACAGATCCGGTGCGGGGGCGGCGATCGCGGGGCGGATGCGCACTGCGGCGCTGCTGGCGATCCTGCTGGCGACGTTCATGGACCTCATGGACGTCACGATCCTCTACCTCGTCCTGCCGTCCATCGCGACCGATCTGGGCGCCGGCCCGGCCGCCGTGGAGTGGATGTCGGTCGGCTACACGCTGGCGCTGGCCCTCGGGCTGATCACCGGGGCGCGGGCGGGCGACCGCCTCGGGTACAAGCGCGTGTTCCTGGGCGGGATGGTCGGGTTCGTCGCCGCGTCGGCGCTGTGCGGGGCGGCGGTCACGCCGGGCATGCTGGTGGCCGCGCGGGTGCTGCAGGGCCTGTTCGCCGCTGCGATGGTCCCGCAGGTGCTCTCCCAGATCCAGGTGATGTACGCGCCGGCGGAGCGCGGCCCGGCGATGGCCGCCTACTCCGCGCTGACGCCGCTGGCCGCCGCGGTGGGGACGGTCCTCGGCCCGGTGCTGCTGGTCTGGGACCTGGCCGGTGCCGGGTGGCGGCTGGTGTTCTTCGTCAACGTCGCCGTCGGGCTCGTCACCCTGCCGATCGCCTGGCGACTGCTGCCGGAGGCGCGCGCGGCCCGCGCCGCCCGCTTCGACCTGGCCGGAGTGGGCATCTGCACCGCCGGGCTGGTGCTGCTGCTCTATCCGCTGATCACCGCCGCCGACCGGCCGCACTGGCCCGCATGGGCGACGGCGTCGATGGCCGCCGGTCTCGCCGTGCTGGCCGGGTTCGCCGTCCACCAGCGGCGCCTCGCCGCGCGCGGCGGCGACCCGCTCCTGCGCGTCGGGCTGCTCCGGATCCGGTCGCTGTCGGGGGGCCTGCTGGTGCAGGCGCTCTTCCTCACCCCGATCATCGGGTTCTTCCTCGTGTTCCTGCAGTTCCTGCAGTTCGGGCTCGGCCACGGCGCCCTGCGCGCGGGGTTGACGCTGCTGCCCTGGTCGATCGTCGTGGCGGTCTTCGCCGGCGTCTCCGCCGCCGTGCTGCTCCCGAGGATCGGCCGGGCGGCCGTCCAGATCGGGCTCGTCGTCAACGCCATCGGCCTCGCCCTGCTGGCGCTCGCCGCCGCCGACGCGGCACCGGGCACCGGATGGGCGGAGCTGCTGCCCGGCATCCTCGTCGGCGCCGCCGGCATGGGGCTGGTGGTGTCGCCCGTCGCGGCACTGACCTTCGCCGATCTGCCGCCCGCCGAGGCCGGCAGCGGCTCGGGGCTGTTCGGCACCACGAGCCAGCTCGGCGCGTCGGCCGGAGTCGCCCTGATGGGCACCGTGTTCTTCGCACGCGTCCGCGAGCACGGCGGCGCCGGCCGGGTCGCGTTCGGGGACGCGCTGGCCGTCTCCCTCTGGGTCGGGATCGGCCTCCTCGGCCTCGCCCTGGCGGCCAGCTTCCTGCTGCCGCGCCACTCCCCCGAACACCAGGCGCGGGCCCGCGGCCGGAGTGGCGACGAGCCCGCGACATCGGATGGGAACTTGCTCTGA
- a CDS encoding MarR family winged helix-turn-helix transcriptional regulator has translation MAGEHGASTAERVLAAMPDWGHAISQLNALIADRMGVTVSDLDGLDALAKHGPLTAAGLARHVDLTSGSVSRMIDRLDAAGCVERVRDSADRRRVLIEPTAEGLDRIRSYWAGLAACTLDDLAEFTEDELAVVRRFIAKARESTTTELNRLRRGQAT, from the coding sequence ATGGCCGGTGAACACGGCGCGTCGACCGCCGAGCGGGTCCTCGCGGCCATGCCGGACTGGGGGCACGCCATCTCCCAGCTCAACGCCCTGATCGCCGACCGGATGGGGGTCACGGTCAGCGACCTGGACGGCCTGGACGCGCTCGCCAAGCACGGCCCCCTGACGGCGGCCGGACTGGCGCGGCACGTCGACCTGACCTCGGGGTCGGTGTCGCGCATGATCGACCGGCTCGACGCGGCCGGCTGCGTCGAGCGCGTCCGCGACTCCGCCGACCGGCGCCGGGTCCTGATCGAACCCACCGCCGAGGGGCTCGACCGCATCCGCTCCTACTGGGCCGGGCTGGCCGCCTGCACCCTCGACGACCTCGCCGAGTTCACCGAGGACGAGCTCGCCGTGGTGCGGCGCTTCATCGCCAAGGCCCGCGAGAGCACGACCACCGAACTGAACCGCCTCCGGCGAGGGCAGGCCACGTGA